CCTCTGTCTCGCAGCCCAGGATCACGTCCTCCATCGGCAGGTCGAGGTCCGCCGATAGATCATCGCCGGTCCGCGTGAAGCGCGCATGCGGCAGCACCTTCACCTTCAAGTTCACCTGCTGCCCGGCGGGGGTTACCTTGACGATAGACCCTGTATCAACCCCGGCAGGAATACTCACTTCCACTTTAGTCTCCCTCGGGCCGAGGGTTACCGTGAGCATCAGCTTCGTTCCGCTGAACGCCTCCTCCAGGGTGATCTCGACATTTGTTTCGGCGGGATCAACCTGCACCGGCCGCGTGCGGAACCTCCGGCCAGCCTGCGGGCCGTACCCGCCGAGGATGTCCGCGATGTCCGAGTACGGCGCGTTCCCGGATGCGCCGGGCCGCCGGACCCCGAACGGCGAGCCCGCAGCGCTGTAGGCGGACCGCTGGGCCTCGATCTCGTCGGCGTGCTTCCACTGCTCCCCGTACTTGTCGTACTTCTTCCGCTTCTCCGCGTCCGAGAGCACCTCGTAAGCCTCGTTCACTTTCTTGAACTTTGCCTCCGCATCCTTATCGTTCGGAGCGATGTCCGGATGGTACTTGCGGGCCAGCCGGCGGAACGCCGCGCGAATCTCTTTGTCGTCAGCGGTCCGGGGAACGCCAAGTTCCTCGTAGTAGTCAGCCATGTTTAACCCCTCTATACCTTAAGTGATTGCCTTAAAAAGGCTATCCAAAAGCGCAGCAGGTACGCTCCAGCGCCCAAGGGATGTCATGGCTCCGCAGTATATATACTTGGCCGAAAATTGGCTATGCCCGTGCCCGAAAGCCGTATTTCCGGCGCAGGCTATGCCATACAGACGACTATAGTTGTAGTATTTATTATAAGTCTCTTGACAAGCACGAAGTAGTAATACTAATAGATCTCTTGGATTAAGAATGCGGATGCAAGGTAACCCCGTCACCCGCATGACTCAAGAATCAGCACTGTGGAGGTAGAGACATGGTGATGCAGCGATTCGATCCGATCTCCGAGCTCCGGCGGATGGACGACACGATCAACCGCCTCTGGCGAGGTCGGCATACCGGCGAATTGAGCGACGGTGGAGAGGCCTGGGCCGTGCCGATGGACGTATATCAGGAGGGCGACAACATCGTAGTGAAGGCTTCTCTCCCGGGCGTAGAGCCTGAGAAGGTGCAGATCACGCTTGAGGACGGCATTATGACCCTCAAGGCCGAGACTGGGCAGGAGCAGGAGAGGCAGGAGGGAGGGTACCTGATGCGGGAGCGCCGCAGCGGCTCGTTCTACCGCGCGCTCAGGCTCCCGGACACGGTGGACACCGACAGGGCGGAAACGACCTATGAGAACGGCGTCCTGACGGTCCACTTACCCAAGCAGGAGTCCAAGAAGGCCAAAACGCTGCAGATCAACGCCAGGGGGCAGCGCACCTCGCCGAATATGACGAGCGGCAATTCCAAGGGCGGGGAATCGACGCGGTAAGTCCGCCGGCTCGGCCTCGTCCAGGGCCGAGCAATTGTAAATAGCAGCGCCCGCGGTTAGCGCGGTCAACGAGATGCCCACCCGGATTCCGGGTGGGCATCTCGTTTTTATGGCTATTTGCGATTCGAGATCCTGAAGATGTGGCCTTCGGGGTCCTTGCTGTCGAAGAACTCGCCGTCCTTGGTCTTCTTGATCTCCCCAACCTTCACGCCACGGCGGATAAGCTCCTCGCGGGTTGCGTTCAGGTCCTCGGCGTAGAACATCAGCTGGATGAAGTTGGAGGCCTGCTCCATCATCCCGGATGCCTGCTCCAGCGCCAGCCGCACGTTGCCGGCATTGAACTCGATCCACTCGGGAGGGGGAATCTTCAGGTTGAAGATCGGCTTGAGCTCAAGCACATCGCGGTAGAAGGCCG
This genomic window from SAR202 cluster bacterium contains:
- a CDS encoding J domain-containing protein, which codes for MADYYEELGVPRTADDKEIRAAFRRLARKYHPDIAPNDKDAEAKFKKVNEAYEVLSDAEKRKKYDKYGEQWKHADEIEAQRSAYSAAGSPFGVRRPGASGNAPYSDIADILGGYGPQAGRRFRTRPVQVDPAETNVEITLEEAFSGTKLMLTVTLGPRETKVEVSIPAGVDTGSIVKVTPAGQQVNLKVKVLPHARFTRTGDDLSADLDLPMEDVILGCETEVQTLTGRIHLKVAPQSQNGQRIRLSGKGMPKLGAPETKGDMYFVVRPAMPRTLTEEELDLVRKLKELRSVKR
- a CDS encoding Hsp20/alpha crystallin family protein, producing MVMQRFDPISELRRMDDTINRLWRGRHTGELSDGGEAWAVPMDVYQEGDNIVVKASLPGVEPEKVQITLEDGIMTLKAETGQEQERQEGGYLMRERRSGSFYRALRLPDTVDTDRAETTYENGVLTVHLPKQESKKAKTLQINARGQRTSPNMTSGNSKGGESTR